The stretch of DNA AGTATTTACAATTACAATGGTATTTATTTTTACAATGAACACGaggaaaagggggaaggggagaagaAAGAGTTTAAGTACACCTTGCTGTCGACCATCGCAGGAAGCTGACACTCATCACCAATGAGAATAGCATGCCGTATGCCTGGGAGTTGTAAAGGTATTGCTGATTCACATTCCTTTAACTGAGCAGCTTCATCAATAACTAATAAATTCAGTGGCTCCATTACTATAGAATGTAACTTATATGAACTTGACGTGGtgcagaaaattaaagaagcaGATTGAAACCAAAATTCTCTTATTGAATCTTTGTTCATAGATGGAGGCAGATCAAGATTTATAAGAGAGTCATGTAGAGATCTAAGAGCACAGAGGCAATGTTTTCTGATCTTTGACAAAATGACTGACTTGGAACAATTAACAGATTCAGACTCAAGTTTAAATATTGGAGGTGCTGCAATAAAAACTTCTTCTGAATGTAAACAGAATTCCTCAAGCTCTTTGTGAACCACATCATCGTTACACAACAAAATTTCTAAGGACTCAAGCAAATAAAGCAAAGAAGCTATCAACTTTATATTTTGTGGCAAGATGAGATGTTTGGGCAGATGGGTGAATAATGCCCTTACACATTCTCCTAGTGGTTGTGCAACTGCTTTGAACCATTTCCTTGTCAATTCAAGTAATGATAGCACAGCTTTGCTAGGTTCATTGTCCCTGTAAGATTCATGAACCTGACTTAGTTCATTTTCAAGAAAATATATCATTAATGTAAAATGATGCTGCCATCCTCTTAGTCTTCCAAAGCTTTCCACAAGCCTATCCACCCGATAATCCAAAAATATTTCACCAAGATCATTATCCAATTCCAAATGATCCTTATTTCCAAACAACAGCACATCCCCCAAGGAATAACATGTTCTATTCACTCCATATTCGGTTTTCCTGAACCTTTTAAACATCTTAAGGGCACGTGATGCCAACTCCTTAACTGCAATGTTTGTCGGAGCACATGCCCCAGTCCTGTGCTTCATTACTAAGGAACTCCAAAGCAATGCACTGACTGTTAATGTTTTTGCAGTTCCTGGTGGTCCCGAGATAAGCTTCACAGAAAACTTGTGATTGCACTGCATTGCCGACATAGAGTGTACAACTGCTCCAGTTTGGGACTCATTCAACCCTGATGATATGCCCTTCTCAGATCTTTCCGCCAAAATACCATCTTGCACAACAGAAGTACAGATATTGCAGCATTTCTCAGCCTAgaataaaaaacgaaaaaaacaaaggaataaTCAAATCAGCTTAgaataaaaaacgaaaaaaacaaaagaataatcAAATCAGCTTAgaataaaaaacgaaaaaaacaaaggaataaTCAAATCATGATAATAGCACTGGAATACTGACTCTACTTCATACAACAATGTACCCTATGGAACTATTTCCAATGTCTCCTTTGTCTAtccaaaatgaataaataaaatttcaggAGGACAGTGACAAGAATTacataaccaaaaaaaattgtatgaCTTAGAAAGTGAAACCATCAAAAACTAAAGAAACAGTACAGATAAGAGTAGTTCAATAAATTAAGCTACGCACCAATAGTTGATTTCTGCAGCATATACAAAGGTTGCGTGATGTACAATTCTACACAGAGATAACCCATATTGGGCACAGTTGGTATATGGCACAGAAAATGTATTTCATTCCGACCACTTAAAAAAACCACTTTTAGAAGAAAGCTGCATTATAAGCACCAAACCATAGATAAAAACATCAAAATATTTCTATTGCTTTTCTCTAGATCGGATTGTCATGGACGTCCAATCAACATTGAGGATGGTCCTAACAGTCCTGTCTTTAAGCCTCTAGTATGATCGAATATGtgatttcatttcctcatcAGTCTCAATCTAAGATATGGGCTTAGAAGAACCCAGTCAAGTAAAATGCAAGTCAGCACCTCATAAGCGAGAACAATAAATAGATATATCCCAAACCTAGCCTTTCAAGTGCACCTTGGGTTATCCATAATAGCCAGTGTCATATGTTTGTAAATATAACTTAGTGTTAAACATTACTAATCATAGAACCAATTATCTCAATTTTCATACCATCACATTGTCGCCAAGAATATACTCCATAATCTTCAATTTACCCATCCCATGCAAGGCAAACCAAATTCTATAGTTTGTTGTTAAATTTGTCAGAAAAACTGCAAAAAGTGATTTCTGCATCCCCTCTTTGAATTCAATATCCCTACCAGCCTTAActtttaaataaaaagatgaGTCTTCTGATTGTTCATTGTCTGGAGCTTTAGTGACTGCAGCAAAAGTCCATGGCCTCCCATAACGTTGTAAATCAGAAAAGGTTTCAGGGATTATATCtgacaaaacaaaaatatccTCAGGCATTGGTTTGTAAGCCTCCTTGCTGCCCGATATCAACTTTTTCTTCCAAGAGTTAACAGTGATCTCATATAAGATAGAACCATTATGCTTAGACTCTGCACGTAAGGTTACAGCTGCTATTGGTGCCTCTGAGATTCCATCCATACTCGCACATAACGCAGCACGTGTTTCCTCTAATAAAGGGACCATAAAAGACCCAAGATAATGCTCAACCGAATGAAAATATTCTGGAATATTTTCTACCTGCaacaaatagaaaataatttaGAAAACAAAGCTGTTAGACTAAAGCCGAGTCACAAAACAGAATTAATTGAATCCATCATATAGCAATGAAAATACTTCCACAAAAGATCCAACCAGCCATACCATATTTACTAGCATTAGGAGAGAGGTTAAATGGTCTAACAAAACTTGATTCAAGGAAAAATAATGTATAATTTGATGAACATAAATACAAGGAAACTATCATAGTAAAACTTGAGGCCTAGCATAATAGTTCAATGGTGACCAACTTAACAAGGAGAGATGTGGTTTGCTACAACAATTCCAATTGGCAAAAATGAGAGTATGAGACATGATAAATTATCATTGGCATCAGATTAATTCCACTAACAATGAAACAATGCACAAGAACGAAACTCAAGAGAGACTAAGAGAATGTAAATAAGAAATCTAAAAAACAGCTCTTAAATCATCCATGCTCAATGTTACAAGAAGTCCAATATCAAGATTCTAATTTCTACATTGGAAACTGACTGCAAAACCCACCAGGAGGTGGCATTTTTGGTTTAGAGTGAAACAGTGTTTCTATACATAAAGGTTGCTGGTAGGAGTGTGATCTTGAGGAGATTAATAATCCCCATCaaagtttttaaggcggtaaggcgacggaggcatttgagggtctttcagagcgccttagcgataaggcgggcataaagcatcaccttatcgactaaagcgttcctgtgtaatttttttataaaaccaatctatttggctcaaatcctagttgaattctattcctcatatgttaaataaatattaaaggttcatattcataccaatgaaaacaaatcaataaagtgaataaactaagttcatcttcatcaatcatcaatcattaatcattaatcatcataacatataatataaatacataattatgNNNNNNNNNNNNNNNNNNNNNNNNNNNNNNNNNNNNNNNNNNNNNNNNNNNNNNNNNNNNNNNNNNNNNNNNNNNNNNNNNNNNNNNNNNNNNNNNNNNNNNNNNNNNNNNNNNNNNNNNNNNNNNNNNNNNNNNNNNNNNNNNNNNNNNNNNNNNNNNNNNNNNNNNNNNNNNNNNNNNNNNNNNNNNNNNNNNNNNNNNNNNNNNNNNNNNNNNNNNNNNNNNNNNNNNNNNNNNNNNNNNNNNNNNNNNNNNNNNNNNNNNNNNNNNNNNNNNNNNNNNNNNNNNNNNNNNNNNNNNNNNNNNNNNNNNNNNNNNNNNNNNNNNNNNNNNNNNNNNNNNNNNNNNNNNNNNNNNNNNNNNNNNNNNNNNNNNNNNNNNNNNNNNNNNNNNNNNNNNNNNNNNNNNNNNNNNNNNNNNNNNNNNNNNNNNNNNNNNNNNNNNNNNNNNNNNNNNNNNNNNNNNNNNNNNNNNNNNNNNNNNNNNNNNNNNNNNNNNNNNNNNNNNNNNNNNNNNNNNNNNNNNNNNNNNNNNNNNNNNNNNNNNNNNNNNNNNNNNNNNNNNNNNNNNNNNNNNNNNNNNNNNNNNNNNNNNNNNNNNNNNNNNNNNNNNNNNNNNNNNNNNNNNNNNNNNNNNNNNNNNNNNNNNNNNNNNNNNNNNNNNNNNNNNNNNNNNNNNNNNNNNNNNNNNNNNNNNNNNNNNNNNNNNNNNNNNNNNNNNNNNNNNNNNNNNNNNNNNNNNNNNNNNNNNNNNNNNNNNNNNNNNNNNNNNNNNNNNNNNNNNNNNNNNNNNNNNNNNNNNNNNNNNNNNNNNNNNNNNNNNNNNNNNNNNNNNNNNNNNNNNNNNNNNNNNNNNNNNNNNNNNNNNNNNNNNNNNNNNNNNNNNNNNNNNNNNNNNNNNNNNNNNNNNNNNNNNNNNNNNNNNNNNNNNNNNNNNNNNNNNNNNNNNNNNNNNNNNNNNNNNNNNNNNNNNNNNNNNNNNNNNNNNNNNNNNNNNNNNNNNNNNNNNNNNNNNNNNNNNNNNNNNNNNNNNNNNNNNNNNNNNNNNNNNNNNNNNNNNNNNNNNNNNNNNNNNNNNNNNNNNNNNNNNNNNNNNNNNNNNNNNNNNNNNNNNNNNNNNNNNNNNNNNNNNNNNNNNNNNNNNNNNNNNNNNNNNNNNNNNNNNNNNNNNNNNNNNNNNNNNNNNNNNNNNNNNNNNNNNNNNNNNNNNNNNNNNNNNNNNNNNNNNNNNNNNNNNNNNNNNNNNNNNNNNNNNNNNNNNNNNNNNNNNNNNNNNNNNNNNNNNNN from Macadamia integrifolia cultivar HAES 741 unplaced genomic scaffold, SCU_Mint_v3 scaffold86, whole genome shotgun sequence encodes:
- the LOC122070235 gene encoding uncharacterized protein LOC122070235 isoform X2, whose translation is MVPLLEETRAALCASMDGISEAPIAAVTLRAESKHNGSILYEITVNSWKKKLISGSKEAYKPMPEDIFVLSDIIPETFSDLQRYGRPWTFAAVTKAPDNEQSEDSSFYLKVKAGRDIEFKEGMQKSLFAVFLTNLTTNYRIWFALHGMGKLKIMEYILGDNVMAEKCCNICTSVVQDGILAERSEKGISSGLNESQTGAVVHSMSAMQCNHKFSVKLISGPPGTAKTLTVSALLWSSLVMKHRTGACAPTNIAVKELASRALKMFKRFRKTEYGVNRTCYSLGDVLLFGNKDHLELDNDLGEIFLDYRVDRLVESFGRLRGWQHHFTLMIYFLENELSQVHESYRDNEPSKAVLSLLELTRKWFKAVAQPLGECVRALFTHLPKHLILPQNIKLIASLLYLLESLEILLCNDDVVHKELEEFCLHSEEVFIAAPPIFKLESESVNCSKSVILSKIRKHCLCALRSLHDSLINLDLPPSMNKDSIREFWFQSASLIFCTTSSSYKLHSIVMEPLNLLVIDEAAQLKECESAIPLQLPGIRHAILIGDECQLPAMVDSKVSGKAVFGRSLFERLILLKHPNNILSMQYRMHPEISIFPNTNFYCNQILDAPSFHDKSYNRHYLPGPMYGPYSFINIPDGREVLEDVGHSPKNLVELAVVMKILRNLFKALPVEEVFQS